A single region of the Brachypodium distachyon strain Bd21 chromosome 3, Brachypodium_distachyon_v3.0, whole genome shotgun sequence genome encodes:
- the LOC100832965 gene encoding protein PIN-LIKES 7 — MGFMSLLLLASSPVVEVLLIALVGAYLASPSHGHGLLTPTARTHINRVVYAVFTPALMISSLSRTVTLRDAVSWWFMPVNIGIIFLAGGLLGWAAVFLLRPPQHLRGLVVASCSAANFGNLLLIMIPAVCQEEGNPFVVHHGDQEGVCTDRGLSYASFSMALGGLYIWTHTYSVMKRSSEIYRKMNVHDSTLVHDHPSKDSLRSEEQHQLEEPTWNGGGDEEGLVPSDNSVVLHEKEQSKALLMPLVSTYHHSSGNTMSNSVWDKLKHGTHQILQELTGPPTISAVLGFIIGAVPWLRSVFVGDEAPLRVVQDALKILGDGTIPCVTLILGGNLTKGVRKTAVSRWVIVAIIGIRYVALPLIGMAVVKSARELGFLPADPLYQYVLMLQFALPPAMSIGTMAQLYDVAQEECSVIFLWTYLVAALALTFWSTIFMSILS; from the exons ATGGGGTTCAtgtctctgctgctgctggcatCGTCTCCGGTCGTGGAAGTGCTCCTCATCGCCCTCGTCGGCGCCTACCTCGCATCCCCCAGCCATGGCCACGGCCTCCTCACCCCCACCGCGCGCACCCACATCAACCGCGTCGTCTACGCCGTCTTCACCCCGGCGCTCATGATCTCCAGCCTCTCCCGGACGGTCACGCTCCGGGACGCCGTCTCATGGTGGTTCATGCCGGTCAACATCGGCATCATCTTCCTAGCAGGCGGGCTCCTTGGCTgggccgccgtcttcctcctccggcccccgcagcacctcagGGGACTCGTCGTGGCGTCGTGCTCCGCCGCTAACTTTGGTAACTTGCTCCTCATCATGATCCCCGCCGTGTGCCAGGAGGAAGGGAACCCTTTCGTCGTCCACCACGGCGACCAAGAGGGCGTCTGCACCGACCGAGGACTCTCCTACGCATCCTTCTCCATGGCC CTTGGAGGATTGTACATCTGGACGCACACGTACAGCGTCATGAAGAGGTCCAGCGAGATATACCGCAAGATGAACGTTCATGACTCCACCCTTGTTCATGATCATCCCAGCAAGGACTCTCTGAGATCAGAGGAACAACACCAGCTAGAAGAGCCCACttggaacggcggcggcgacgaagaggGGCTTGTGCCGTCAGATAACTCTGTCGTCCTCCATGAGAAGGAACAGAGCAAAGCT CTGCTGATGCCACTGGTGTCTACCTATCATCATTCCAGTGGGAATACAATGAGCAACAGCGTTTGGGACAAGCTCAAGCATGGCACCCACCAGATCCTCCAGGAGCTCACCGGGCCGCCGACCATCAGCGCC GTTCTAGGGTTCATCATCGGCGCCGTGCCGTGGCTGAGGTCGGTGTTCGTAGGCGATGAAGCTCCCCTGCGAGTCGTCCAAGACGCCCTAAAAATACTTGG AGATGGCACCATCCCCTGTGTTACTCTCATCCTCGGAGGAAACCTCACCAAAG GTGTGCGGAAGACGGCAGTGTCGCGGTGGGTGATTGTGGCGATCATCGGCATCCGGTACGTGGCCCTGCCGTTGATCGGGATGGCGGTGGTGAAGTCGGCGCGGGAGCTCGGGTTCCTGCCGGCCGACCCGCTGTACCAGTACGTGCTGATGCTCCAGTTCGCGCTGCCCCCCGCGATGAGCATCGGCACCATGGCACAGCTCTACGACGTCGCCCAGGAGGAGTGCTCCGTCATCTTCCTCTGGACTTACCTTGTCGCCGCACTCGCGCTCACCTTCTGGTCTACCATCTTCATGTCCATCCTCTCCTAG
- the LOC100822040 gene encoding protein PIN-LIKES 7, translating into MGFVSLLLVASSPVVEVLLIAVLGAYLASGHGHKVLLGASARTDINRVVYAVFTPALMLSSLARTVTLRDAVSWWFMPVNIGIIFLAGGLLGWAAVFLLRPPQHLRGLVVASCSAANFGNLLLIMIPAVCREEGNPFAEDGGAGVCTDRGLSYASFSMALGGLYIWTHTYSVMKRSSEIYRKMNHESTLASAVAHHGHDEAAHDDPKKDSLRQEEEEEEDNQLEEPSWNDDEEEGLVSQPSSDSFVVLDHEREQRQALLMPLVSSYHLQHSGGNKISVWDKLKHGTHQILEELTAPPTVSAVLGFSVGAVPWLRSAFIGDGAPLRVVQDALKILGDGTIPCITLILGGNLTKGVRKTAVSRWIIAAIIGIRYVALPLIGVAAVKSARELGFLPPDPLYQYVLMLQFALPPAMSIGTMAQLYDVAQEECSVIFLWTYLVAALALTLWSTIFMSILS; encoded by the exons ATGGGGTTCGTGTCTCTGCTGCTGGTGGCATCGTCCCCGGTCGTGGAAGTGCTCCTCAtcgccgtcctcggcgcctaCCTCGCCTCCGGCCACGGCCACAAGGTCCTCCTCGGCGCCAGCGCGCgcaccgacatcaaccgcgtGGTGTACGCCGTCTTCACCCCGGCGCTCATGCTCTCCAGCCTCGCCAGGACCGTCACGCTCCGGGACGCCGTCTCATGGTGGTTCATGCCGGTCAACATCGGCATCatcttcctcgccggcggcctcctcggctgggccgccgtcttcctcctccggcccccgcagcacctcagAGGCTTAGTTGTGGCGTCATGCTCCGCAGCCAACTTCGGTAACCTGCTGCTCATCATGATCCCCGCCGTGTGCCGGGAGGAAGGGAACCCTTTtgcggaggacggcggcgccggcgtctGCACCGACCGAGGGCTCTCCTACGCATCCTTCTCCATGGCC CTTGGAGGGCTGTACATCTGGACGCACACGTACAGCGTCATGAAGAGATCCAGCGAGATATACCGCAAGATGAATCATGAGTCCACGCTTGCTTCTGCTGTTGCTCATCATGGACACGACGAGGCAGCTCATGATGATCCCAAGAAGGACTCTCTGAgacaagaggaagaagaagaagaagacaaccAATTAGAGGAGCCCAGCTGGAACGACGATGAGGAAGAGGGGCTTGTGTCCCAGCCATCTTCAGACAGCTTTGTCGTCCTAGACCATGAACGGGAACAGCGCCAAGCG TTGCTGATGCCGTTGGTGTCCAGCTACCATCTTCAGCATTCGGGTGGTAATAAGATCAGCGTGTGGGACAAGCTCAAGCATGGCACCCACCAGATCCTCGAGGAGCTCACCGCGCCACCCACCGTCAGCGCC GTTCTAGGATTCAGTGTCGGCGCAGTGCCGTGGCTGAGATCGGCGTTCATCGGCGACGGCGCTCCCCTGAGGGTCGTCCAAGACGCCCTCAAAATACTAGG AGATGGCACCATCCCTTGTATTACTCTCATTCTTGGAGGAAACCTCACCAAAG GTGTGCGAAAGACGGCGGTGTCGCGATGGATCATTGCTGCGATCATCGGCATCCGGTACGTGGCCCTGCCGTTGAtcggggtggcggcggtgaaGTCGGCGCGTGAGCTCGGGTTCCTACCACCAGACCCGCTGTACCAGTATGTGCTGATGCTGCAGTTTGCGCTGCCACCGGCGATGAGCATCGGCACAATGGCGCAGCTCTACGACGTTGCCCAGGAGGAGTGCTCCGTCATATTCCTCTGGACGTACCTCGTCGCCGCACTCGCGCTCACCCTCTGGTCTACCATCTTCATGTCCATCCTCTCCTAG
- the LOC100832654 gene encoding calcium-dependent protein kinase 6, which yields MGNYSCRDSNSSTADSDPFHLHLQAPCTTNTMRGHQHHLSSPTAVLGHDTPPLTSLYTLGRKLGQGQFGTTYLCTDIATGTPLACKSIAKRKLLTPEDVDDVRREIQIMHHLAGHASVVTIRGAYEDPLYVHIVMDLCEGGELFDRIVARGYFSERKAAEIARVVVGVVEACHSLGVMHRDLKPENFLLLGGAGAGNGEDEDDSVADLKAIDFGLSVFFKPGQIFTDVVGSPYYVAPEVLCKHYGPEADVWTAGVIVYILLSGVPPFWAETQQGIFDAVLKGAIDFDSDPWPNISPSAKDLIKNMLKSPPAERLTAHQVLCHPWICENGVAPDKPLDPAVLSRLKQFSAMNRLKKMALRVIARNLSEEELAGLKEMFKAMDTDGSGAITFEELKEGLRRHGSNLRESEIRELMHAADVDNSGTIDYDEFIAATVHMNKLEREEHLLAAFAYFDKDGSGYITVDELEEACREHNMADVGIDDIIREVDQDNDGRIDYGEFVAMMKKGIIGNGRLTMRHTSDGSILYHGAGELT from the exons ATGGGCAACTACTCGTGCCGCGATTCCAACAGCAGCACCGCCGACTCGGACCCCTTCCATCTCCACCTCCAAGCCCCCTGCACCACCAACACCATGCGCGGCCACCAGCACCACCTCTCCTCCCCGACCGCCGTCCTCGGCCACGACACCCCGCCGCTCACCTCCCTCTACACGCTCGGCCGCAAGCTCGGCCAGGGCCAGTTCGGCACCACCTACCTCTGCACCGACATCGCCACGGGGACACCCCTCGCCTGCAAGTCCATCGCCAAGCGCAAGCTCCTCACCCCCGAGGACGTGGACGACGTCCGCCGCGAGATCCAGATCATGCACCACCTGGCGGGCCACGCCAGCGTCGTCACCATCCGCGGCGCCTACGAGGACCCGCTCTACGTCCACATCGTCATGGACCTCTGCGAGGGCGGCGAGCTCTTCGACCGCATCGTCGCCCGCGGATACTTCTCCGAGCGGAAAGCCGCCGAGATCGCacgcgtcgtcgtcggcgtcgtcgaggcGTGCCATTCTCTGGGGGTCATGCACCGCGACCTCAAGCCCGAGAACTTCCTCTtgctcggcggcgccggcgccggcaacggagaagacgaagacgactCGGTCGCCGATCTCAAGGCCATCGATTTCGGACTCTCCGTCTTCTTCAAGCCCGGCCAGATCTTCACCGACGTCGTCGGAAGCCCGTACTACGTGGCCCCCGAGGTCCTCTGCAAGCACTACGGGCCCGAAGCCGACGTCTGGACGGCGGGGGTCATCGTCTACATCCTGCTCTCCGGCGTCCCGCCCTTCTGGGCCGAGACGCAGCAGGGGATCTTCGACGCGGTCCTAAAAGGCGCCATAGACTTCGACTCCGACCCGTGGCCCAACATCTCCCCCAGCGCCAAGGACCTCATCAAGAACATGCTCAAATCGCCCCCTGCCGAGCGGCTCACGGCGCACCAGGTGCTCTGCCACCCGTGGATCTGCGAGAACGGGGTGGCGCCCGACAAGCCGCTCGACCCGGCCGTCCTCTCCCGGCTCAAGCAGTTCTCCGCCATGAACCGCCTCAAGAAGATGGCGCTCCGCGTCATCGCGCGCAACCTCTCCGAAGAAGAGCTCGCCGGGCTCAAGGAGATGTTCAAAGCCATGGACAccgacggcagcggcgcgatTACCTTTGAGGAGCTCAAGGAAGGGCTGAGGAGGCATGGGTCCAACTTGAGGGAGTCGGAGATCCGGGAGCTGATGCACGCCGCCGACGTCGACAACAGCGGCACCATCGACTACGACGAGTtcatcgccgccaccgtccACATGAACAAGCTCGAGCGCGAGGAGCACTTGCTCGCCGCCTTTGCGTATTTCGATAAGGATGGCAGCGGGTACATCACCGTCGACGAGCTCGAGGAGGCATGCCGGGAGCATAACATGGCCGACGTCGGCATCGACGACATCATCCGGGAGGTCGACCAGGACAAC GATGGTCGGATCGATTACGGGGAGTTCGTGGCGATGATGAAGAAGGGGATCATAGGGAACGGACGGCTCACCATGAGGCACACCTCCGACGGCAGCATCCTCTACCATGGAGCAGGAGAACTCACCTAG
- the LOC100822346 gene encoding monosaccharide-sensing protein 2, whose amino-acid sequence MRGGAAAVALLAALGNMLQGWDNATIAGSLLYIKREFRLEGHPALEGLVVATSLIGATVVTTFSGPLSDSVGRRPMLVASSLLYALAGLLMLWSPNVQLLLLSRLVGGLAVGLAVTLVPVYISETAPAETRGRLNTLPQLTGSAGMFLGYCFVFAVTLSSSPDWRLMLGVVFLPALLYVGVAVWFLPESPRWLVSKGRMKEAREVLRMLRGRDDVDGELALLTEGLGAVGGGGDTVVEEYVVGPAAAAAHKDGAGVTLYGPERGMSWAAQPVPLGSAMSGMSRQGSLLGSVMGLSRMGSMLDSMTDPVVALLGGLHDDNNNNNKDPSDGGTLFTNFGSLLGAGEDWDEENNQDAALSDDDELANGGLRAPLLDMRRRQSSLTGGEMKGTSTMGIGGGWQLAWKWTEGDETTGERGQVQRMYLHEEPSSAGAGEEAVHAAALVSRSALYTTDDLSTGPALLHPAAADQKPRWREVLGEPGVRRALACGVALQVLQQFSGISGVLYYTPQILSQSGASALLASLLGLTADSTAVLVSGLTTLLMLPAIGVAMRLMDSSGRRTLLLYTIPFLVASLAALAAADALLAPAVPAVAAAVSAGGVAVYLCCFVMGFGPVPNILCAEIFPTRARGVCIAVCSLAFWLSDIAVTYSLPVMLGSLGLAGLFSVYAAVCCVAFVFVLLRVPETKGLPLEVIADFFTVGANDRLTTRVSE is encoded by the coding sequence AtgagaggcggcgcggcggcggtggcgctgtTGGCGGCGTTGGGGAACATGCTTCAGGGATGGGACAACGCCACCATCGCGGGCTCGCTCCTCTACATCAAGCGCGAGTTCCGTCTGGAAGGCCACCCAGCTCTCGAAGGCCTGGTCGTGGCCACGTCCCTCATCGGCGCCACCGTCGTCACCACCTTCTCCGGCCCGCTCTCCGACTCCGTGGGCCGGCGGCCCATGCTGGTGGCCTCCTCGCTTTTGTACGCCCTCGCGGGCCTCCTCATGCTCTGGTCCCCCAACgtgcagctcctcctcctctcccgcctcgtcggcggcctcgccgtcgGGCTCGCCGTGACCCTCGTCCCCGTGTACATCTCCgagacggcgccggcggagacCCGCGGGCGGCTCAATACGCTCCCGCAGCTCACGGGGTCCGCCGGGATGTTCTTGGGTTACTGCTTCGTGTTCGCCGTCACGCTGTCGTCCAGCCCCGACTGGCGGCTCATGCTcggggtcgtcttcctccccgCGCTGCTGTATGTGGGCGTGGCTGTTTGGTTCTTGCCGGAGTCGCCGAGGTGGCTGGTGAGTAAAGGGAGGATGAAGGAGGCCCGGGAGGTGCTGCGGATGCTGAGAGGAAGGGATGACGTGGATGGCGAGCTGGCGCTTCTCACCGAGGGCCTTGGCgccgttggcggcggcggcgacaccGTCGTCGAGGAGTACGTCGtcggcccggcggcggcggcggcgcacaaGGATGGCGCTGGCGTGACGCTGTACGGGCCGGAGCGCGGCATGTCGTGGGCGGCGCAGCCGGTGCCGCTGGGCAGCGCCATGTCCGGCATGTCGCGGCAGGGGAGCTTGCTGGGGAGCGTCATGGGGCTGTCGCGGATGGGCAGCATGCTGGATAGCATGACGGACCCCGTCGTCGCcctcctcggcggcctccatgacgacaacaacaacaacaacaaggatCCGTCCGACGGGGGCACGCTCTTCACCAACTTCGGCAGCttgctcggcgccggcgaggactGGGACGAGGAGAACAACCAGGACGCCGCCTTGTCCGACGATGACGAGCTGGCAAACGGGGGACTccgcgcgccgctgctggaCATGCGAAGGCGGCAGAGCAGCCTAACCGGCGGCGAGATGAAGGGGACGAGCACCATGGGCATCGGCGGCGGGTGGCAGCTAGCGTGGAAGTGGACGGAGGGAGACGAGACTACAGGGGAGAGAGGCCAAGTGCAGAGGATGTACCTGCACGAGGAACCcagcagcgccggcgccggggaagaagccgtGCACGCCGCGGCGCTGGTGAGCCGGTCGGCACTCTACACCACCGACGACCTCTCGACGGGCCCGGCGCTGCTGCACCCCGCCGCGGCGGATCAGAAACCAAGGTGGCGCGAGGTACTGGGTGAGCCGGGCGTGCGTCGCGCGCTGGCATGCGGCGTGGCGCTGCAGGTGCTGCAGCAGTTCTCGGGCATCAGCGGCGTGCTCTACTACACGCCCCAAATCCTCTCCCAATCCGGCGCGAGCGCCCTCCTCGCATCCCTCCTCGGCCTCACCGCCGACTCCACCGCCGTCCTCGTCTCCGGCCTCACCACGCTCCTCATGCTCCCCGCCATCGGCGTCGCCATGCGCCTCATGgactcctccggccgccgcaccCTGCTGCTCTACACCATCCCCTTCCtcgtcgcctccctcgccgcgctcgccgccgccgacgccctgCTGGCACCCGCGGTGCCGGcggttgcggcggcggtgtcggcGGGGGGCGTGGCCGTGTACCTCTGCTGCTTCGTCATGGGGTTCGGCCCCGTCCCCAACATCCTCTGCGCCGAGATTTTTCCGACCAGGGCGCGCGGGGTGTGCATCGCCGTCTGCTCGCTCGCCTTCTGGCTCTCCGACATCGCCGTCACCTACAGCTTGCCCGTCATGCTCGGCTCGCTCGGCCTTGCCGGGCTCTTCTCCGTCTACGCCGCCGTCTGCTGCGTGGCCTTCGTGTTCGTGCTGCTCAGGGTGCCCGAGACCAAAGGGCTGCCGCTCGAGGTCATCGCAGACTTCTTCACCGTCGGCGCCAACGATCGACTGACGACAAGAGTCTCAGAGTAG
- the LOC100822652 gene encoding ribosome biogenesis protein BOP1 homolog, translating to MGHADQDRQPVNNDGLSSDDEPWSDSDEGSLSFDDSGSDDPDEDEAAAGESDSSEDEVGPRNTVGQVPLEWYKDEEHIGYDIDGRKIKKRDREGRIEQYLRNADDAKNWRKIYDVYNDEEVQITKDEAKIISRLLKGKTPHANVDPYPDYVDWFEYDGEGHPLSNAPEPKRRFVPSKWEQKKVVKLVRAIRNGWIKFDKPKEEPNYYLLWGDETDTADNKREGLSYIPAPKPNLPGHEESYNPSVEYIPTQEEIDSYQLMYEEDRPKFIPRRFESLRSVPAYEKALREGFDRCLDLYLCPRTHKKRINVDPESLKPKLPSKKDLRPYPRTCYLEFKGHNGPVKSLSVEATGQWIASGSSDGTIRVWEVETGRCLKVLNVGADVHAIAWNPSPERPILAAIVGHDLLLLDADVGDEETKMRTKELLCVDEPTPEDDADGKKPAVRWVKHEKFDGITLIHHKAVKTVEWHSKGDYFTTVVPTGESRAVLLHQLSKKRSHHPFRKLPGLPVAATFHPTQKMFFVATKKFVQVYDLQKAEVVKKLESGVREISSISIHPGGDNVIVGSKDGKLCWFDTDLSTKPYKTLKTHKKDITSVTFHRRYPLFASSSEDCTAYVFHGMVYSDLNQNPLIVPLEILRGHLSIDRRGVLDCKFHPRQPWLFTAGADSVIRLYCE from the exons ATGGGGCACGCCGACCAGGACCGCCAACCAGTCAACAACGACGGCCTCTCTTCCGACGACGAGCCCTGGAGCGACAGCGACGAG GGCTCGCTCTCGTTCGACGACAGCGGCTCCGACGACCCGGACGAGGAcgaagcagcggcgggagagAGCGACTCCTCCGAGGATGAG gTCGGGCCGCGCAACACTGTCGGGCAAGTGCCGTTAGAGTGGTACAAGGACGAGGAGCATATCGGCTACGACATCGATGGGAGGAAGATCAAGAAGCGGGACAGGGAGGGACGCATCGAGCAATACCTCAGGAATGCCGATGATGCTAAAAATTG GAGAAAGATCTATGACGTGTATAATGACGAGGAGGTGCAGATTACCAAGGATGAAGCTAAGATAATCAGTAGATTGTTGAAGGGAAAGACTCCACATGCCAATGTTGATCCATACCCA GATTATGTTGATTGGTTTGAATATGATGGTGAAGGTCATCCACTTTCTAATGCTCCTGAGCCAAAGAGGCGATTTGTGCCCTCAAAATGGGAGCAGAAGAAG GTTGTTAAACTTGTTAGGGCCATCCGTAATGGATGGATCAAGTTTGATAAGCCAAAGGAGGAGCCTAATTATTATCTCTTGTGGGGAGATGAAACTGATACAGCAGACAATAAGCGGGAAGGTTTGAGCTACATCCCTGCACCTAAACCAAATTTACCAG GTCATGAAGAGTCATATAATCCTTCTGTTGAATATATTCCCACACAAGAGGAGATAGATTCATACCAACTTATGTATGAGGAGGACAGGCCAAAGTTCATCCCACGACG ATTTGAATCACTGAGAAGTGTACCTGCTTATGAGAAGGCACTTAGGGAGGGATTTGATCGGTGCCTGGATCTTTATCTATGCCCTAGAACTCACAAAAAACGT ATTAACGTTGACCCCGAATCACTCAAGCCGAAGTTACCTAGCAAAAAAGATTTGAGGCCATATCCAAGAACTTGTTACCTCGAGTTCAAGGGCCATAATGGCCCAGTGAAGTCCCTTTCAGTAGAAGCAACAGGGCAGTGGATAGCATCAG GTTCATCTGATGGAACAATTCGTGTTTGGGAGGTTGAAACTGGTCGCTGTCTTAAGGTTTTGAACGTTGGTGCTGATGTCCATGCTATTGCATGGAATCCTTCACCTGAGAGGCCCATTCTGGCTGCTATTGT TGGCCATGATCTTCTGCTTCTTGATGCTGATGTGGGGGATGAAGAAACTAAAATGAGGACAAAAGAGCTCCTATGTGTTGACGAACCGACTCCTGAAGATGACGCTG ATGGTAAGAAACCAGCTGTGAGGTGGGTGAAGCATGAAAAATTTGATGGAATTACGTTGATTCATCATAAG GCTGTGAAAACCGTGGAGTGGCATTCAAAGGGAGACTATTTCACCACAGTTGTGCCAACTG GTGAATCAAGGGCTGTACTGTTGCATCAGCTCTCGAAGAAGCGTTCGCATCATCCTTTCCGTAAATTGCCGGGCCTCCCTGTTGCAGCAACATTCCATCCAACCCAAAAGATGTTCTTTGTTGCCACTAAGAAATTTGTTCAGGTTTATGATCTCCAAAAGGCAGAGGTAGTCAAGAAGCTGGAGTCAGGTGTCCGTGAAATTTCCTCTATCTCCATCCATCCTGGTG GTGACAATGTTATTGTGGGAAGCAAAGATGGTAAACTGTGTTGGTTTGATACCGACCTATCAACAAAGCCATACAAGACGTTAAA GACCCACAAGAAGGATATTACCAGTGTTACGTTCCACCGGAGATACCCTCTTTTTGCCTCATCTTCCGAGGACTGTACAGCCTATGTATTTCATGGAATGGTCTATTCTGATCTTAACCAGAACCCACTAATTGTACCATTGGAAATTCTCCGTGGGCATTTGAGTATTGATAGAAGAG GAGTCTTGGATTGCAAATTCCACCCAAGACAGCCGTGGTTGTTCACTGCTGGTGCAGACTCGGTAATCAGGCTTTACTGCGAGTAG
- the LOC100822968 gene encoding probable E3 ubiquitin-protein ligase ATL44: MRTPASLIHSSTTAAAAAAAPVSSSTTTMISIDSNMVVILASLLCALVCLSGLAIVTRCACRRGRRHPPLAGIIANNSLAPLPPPARGLKKKAIDALPVVTTKGRHGQEEEDDQCAICLADFAKEEEELIRVLPGCGHGFHVACIDTWLRAHATCPSCRATITDETESSSPPRPLPGRCRRCGAACSQDDDNVAAHTEPPAATASRDETSFLP, from the coding sequence ATGCGAACGCCGGCGAGCCTCATCCACTCCAGCAccaccgctgctgctgccgcggcagctcCGGTGTCTTCGTCCACGACGACGATGATCTCCATCGACTCCAACATGGTGGTCATCCTAGCATCCCTACTCTGCGCGCTCGTCTGCCTCTCTGGCCTCGCCATCGTCACGCGCTGCGCCTGCCGACGAGGTCGCCGCCACCCACCGCTGGCTGGCATCATCGCCAACAACAGCTTGGCGCCTCTGCCGCCTCCAGCCAGAGgactgaagaagaaggccatCGACGCGCTCCCCGTCGTCACCACCAAAGGCCGCCAtggccaggaggaggaggatgatcAATGCGCCATCTGCCTTGCCGATTtcgccaaggaggaggaggagctcatcCGGGTGCTGCCGGGCTGCGGCCATGGCTTCCACGTCGCCTGCATCGACACCTGGCTCCGGGCACACGCGACGTGCCCTTCCTGCCGCGCAACCATCACCGATGAGACCGAATCATCGTCGCCGCCAAGGCCACTCCCGGGCCGGTGCCGGAGATGCGGAGCCGCCTGCAGCCAAGACGATGACAACGTAGCTGCACATACGGAGCCACCTGCTGCTACTGCTTCCAGGGACGAGACCAGCTTCCTGCCATAG
- the LOC100833585 gene encoding outer envelope pore protein 21, chloroplastic: MVMETSLRLRGATSNTASNAGLRIHAKQKFPLLASNALLQGHAEVDTVRGKPTYLALLARHFFPQLSANVGAGVQLERHGLHPPRRGQESSCSDMAYILRGKKAVSFTSDCLLGINVKGRILADSHFNPKRKSGAVELVWTILDFRRGQDVRIKAGYEFDRKMPYFQVRENNWTLNGYMDGKWDVRFDMFS; encoded by the exons ATGGTGATGGAGACCTCCCTGCGGCTGCGCGGCGCCACCAGCAACACGGCCTCCAACGCCGGCCTCCGCATCCACGCCAAGCAGAAGTTCCCCCTCCTCGCCTCCAACGCGCTCCTCCAG GGACACGCGGAGGTGGACACCGTCAGGGGCAAACCGACCTACCTGGCGCTCCTCGCGAGGCACTTCTTCCCGCAGCTGTCCGCCAACGTCGGCGCAGGGGTCCAGCTCGAACGACATGGCCTACACCCTCCGCGGAGGGGGCAGGAGTCCAGCTGCAGCGACATGGCGTACATCCTCCGCGGGAAGAAGGCCGTCTCCTTCACCTCCGACTGCCTCCTCGGGATCAACGTCAAGGGACGCATCCTCGCCGACAGCCACTTCAACCCT aagaggaagagtgGAGCGGTCGAACTGGTTTGGACCATACTCGACTTCAGGAGAGGCCAGGATGTCAGGATCAAAGCAGGCTATGAGTTCGACCGCAAG ATGCCGTATTTCCAGGTGAGGGAAAACAATTGGACTCTGAACGGGTACATGGATGGGAAATGGGATGTCAGATTCGACATGTTCTCCTGA